A genomic window from Litoreibacter janthinus includes:
- the mltG gene encoding endolytic transglycosylase MltG, with product MWKSIASNFLTLFILLLIAAGALVGWGQSQYSKTGPLDDAICVRVPLGGSMALVSRELEAKGAVSNGRIFRIGADYADKSQKLKAGSFLVPAGASMEEIVDIVTRGGQNTCGTEVVYRIGVTSRRAVVRELDPSTNAYVETANYTPGVDEVPAEYLEARDDRDVRYRVTVAEGATSWQIVDSLRALDVLEGEIDATPAEGSLAPDSYEVVPGAQREELIARMTAAQERILAEAWENRDPDVPLKSPEEALVLASIIEKETGIAEERRQVASVFTNRLRQGIKLQTDPAVIYGITRGEGVLGRGLRQSELRRETPFNTYVIPALPPTPIANPGRLSIEAALNPDETPFIFFVADGTGGHAFAVTIQEHNENVAKWRKIEAERNANN from the coding sequence ATGTGGAAATCTATCGCCTCGAACTTTCTGACTCTGTTTATCTTGCTGCTGATTGCTGCCGGCGCATTGGTGGGCTGGGGGCAGTCGCAATACAGCAAAACAGGCCCTTTGGACGACGCGATTTGCGTTCGGGTTCCTTTGGGCGGTTCGATGGCGCTGGTGTCGCGCGAGCTTGAGGCGAAAGGCGCGGTGTCCAACGGGCGCATCTTCCGCATTGGCGCGGACTATGCGGACAAGTCGCAGAAACTCAAAGCGGGCAGCTTTCTGGTGCCAGCCGGCGCATCGATGGAAGAGATCGTTGATATCGTGACCCGCGGCGGTCAGAACACCTGTGGCACGGAAGTGGTTTACCGCATTGGCGTGACCTCGCGCCGCGCGGTGGTGCGTGAGTTGGACCCTTCAACGAACGCATATGTGGAAACCGCGAACTACACCCCCGGTGTGGATGAAGTTCCGGCGGAGTATCTTGAAGCGCGCGACGACCGTGATGTCCGATACCGCGTTACCGTGGCTGAGGGCGCGACCAGCTGGCAGATTGTCGACAGCCTGCGTGCGCTGGACGTGCTGGAAGGCGAGATCGACGCAACGCCCGCAGAGGGGAGCCTTGCCCCCGACAGCTATGAAGTGGTGCCCGGAGCGCAGCGCGAAGAGTTGATTGCGCGGATGACGGCGGCTCAGGAACGGATTTTGGCTGAGGCTTGGGAAAACAGAGACCCTGATGTTCCGCTGAAATCCCCTGAGGAGGCGCTGGTGCTTGCCTCAATCATCGAGAAAGAGACCGGCATTGCCGAGGAGCGGCGTCAGGTTGCCAGCGTGTTCACCAACCGTTTACGCCAAGGAATCAAGCTGCAAACCGACCCTGCTGTGATCTACGGGATTACCCGGGGGGAAGGCGTTCTTGGACGCGGCCTGCGGCAGTCGGAGTTGCGCCGCGAGACGCCCTTCAACACCTACGTGATCCCGGCCTTGCCACCGACGCCGATTGCCAACCCTGGCCGGTTGTCGATCGAGGCGGCGCTGAACCCAGACGAAACCCCGTTCATCTTCTTTGTGGCGGATGGCACCGGCGGCCATGCGTTTGCTGTGACGATCCAAGAGCACAACGAAAACGTGGCGAAGTGGCGCAAGATCGAAGCAGAACGCAACGCCAATAACTAG
- the fabF gene encoding beta-ketoacyl-ACP synthase II codes for MRRVVVTGLGMVTPLGDGVETTWKNALAGKSGARTIQKFDASHLGTGYACEVPRGEGEGEFNADIYMEPKEQRKVDDFILYGMAAAQQAVEDAGWTPEDQTELERTGVMIGSGIGGLSSIADTAVLIKERGPRRVSPFFIPGALVNLVSGQVSIRYGFKGPNHAVVTACSTGAHAIGDAARLIALDDADVMIAGGAESPICEIGIAGFNACKALSTTGAEDPTKASRPWDADRDGFVMGEGAGVVVLEEYEHAKARGAKIYAEVLGYGLSGDAYHITAPPPDHEGAERAMRAAVKRAGIKPSQIDYINAHGTSTMADTIELSAVERLLGDACKGATMSSTKSMTGHLLGAAGAIEAIFCILALRDQICPPTINLDNPATETDIDLCANKAVEREVNVVLSNSFGFGGTNACLIMGKV; via the coding sequence ATGCGTCGAGTTGTTGTGACCGGTCTTGGGATGGTAACGCCTTTGGGCGACGGCGTGGAGACCACGTGGAAGAATGCGCTGGCAGGAAAATCCGGGGCGCGGACTATTCAGAAATTTGATGCCTCCCATCTGGGGACGGGCTACGCCTGCGAAGTGCCGCGCGGTGAGGGCGAAGGCGAGTTCAACGCCGACATCTATATGGAGCCCAAAGAGCAGCGTAAGGTTGACGACTTCATCCTTTACGGGATGGCTGCAGCCCAACAGGCTGTGGAAGACGCAGGCTGGACCCCCGAGGACCAAACCGAACTGGAACGCACCGGCGTGATGATCGGCTCTGGCATTGGCGGGCTATCCTCGATTGCCGACACGGCTGTGCTGATCAAGGAACGCGGCCCACGCCGCGTGTCGCCGTTCTTTATTCCGGGGGCCTTGGTGAACCTGGTGTCCGGGCAAGTGTCCATCCGCTATGGCTTCAAGGGACCGAACCACGCTGTTGTGACGGCGTGTTCCACCGGTGCGCATGCCATTGGCGACGCCGCACGGTTGATTGCGCTGGACGACGCCGATGTGATGATTGCAGGCGGTGCGGAGAGCCCGATTTGCGAGATTGGCATTGCGGGCTTCAACGCATGCAAAGCACTGTCGACGACTGGCGCGGAAGATCCAACCAAAGCCTCTCGGCCTTGGGATGCGGACCGCGACGGCTTCGTGATGGGCGAGGGCGCGGGCGTTGTCGTGCTGGAAGAGTACGAACATGCCAAAGCGCGCGGTGCGAAGATTTACGCCGAAGTGCTGGGCTACGGCCTGTCGGGCGATGCCTATCACATCACGGCACCGCCCCCTGACCACGAGGGTGCAGAGCGGGCGATGCGGGCGGCAGTGAAACGCGCGGGGATCAAGCCGTCGCAGATCGACTATATCAACGCGCATGGCACCTCGACCATGGCCGACACGATTGAGTTGAGCGCCGTGGAGCGGCTGCTGGGCGATGCCTGTAAGGGCGCGACCATGTCGTCAACCAAATCAATGACGGGCCACCTGCTGGGTGCTGCCGGCGCGATCGAGGCGATCTTCTGCATTCTAGCATTGCGTGACCAGATTTGCCCGCCCACGATCAACCTTGATAATCCGGCGACAGAAACGGACATTGATCTGTGTGCAAACAAGGCTGTAGAGCGCGAAGTTAATGTCGTTTTATCCAACAGCTTCGGCTTCGGCGGCACCAATGCTTGCCTGATTATGGGGAAAGTGTAA
- a CDS encoding glutathione S-transferase family protein yields the protein MDWQLHACKGEGYTWAMYDIYSVDHSLYCAKLRLVLRTKGLNWRDLAPPEDYLSLVPTGNLPALADKELILTDSEAIAEYLDEKHPDPAMLPKGLIPRAKCRELSRFHDTRLEPALRLLFRNVSPATRVASEVQAAHAEITKRLTALSTLLDQSPLPRDRLWLSDCGLIVTLEWLELMETHTVLPLLHWSDTVRTYRAQMSALPQVVQELAFYRPHMREWMEGKLG from the coding sequence ATGGATTGGCAACTTCACGCCTGCAAGGGGGAAGGTTACACTTGGGCTATGTATGACATCTATTCCGTCGATCATTCACTCTATTGTGCCAAACTCCGCCTCGTGCTGCGCACCAAGGGGCTGAACTGGCGCGACCTGGCCCCGCCCGAGGATTACCTGTCGCTGGTCCCCACGGGGAACCTTCCCGCGTTGGCCGACAAAGAGCTGATCCTGACAGACAGCGAGGCGATTGCCGAATACCTCGACGAAAAACACCCCGACCCCGCGATGCTGCCCAAGGGCCTTATCCCGCGCGCCAAATGCCGCGAGCTGTCGCGCTTTCACGACACAAGACTGGAACCGGCGCTACGGTTGCTGTTCCGCAATGTCTCGCCGGCTACGCGCGTTGCGTCCGAGGTGCAGGCAGCGCACGCCGAGATCACCAAACGCCTGACTGCGCTGAGCACGCTGCTAGACCAAAGCCCGCTCCCCCGCGACCGCCTCTGGCTAAGTGATTGCGGCTTGATCGTCACGTTGGAATGGCTGGAGCTAATGGAGACCCACACCGTCCTGCCCCTGTTGCACTGGTCAGACACCGTGCGCACCTACCGCGCGCAGATGTCCGCCCTTCCCCAGGTCGTGCAGGAACTGGCGTTCTACCGCCCGCATATGCGGGAGTGGATGGAGGGGAAGTTGGGGTGA
- a CDS encoding VOC family protein: MAVEKVGFVGFRSTDLEALREIFEEGLEMVPTDTSPDQVGYLLSDGTRLEAYGYANAFHSFFTTGPVVGFSVPDFQRSWERLTRIGVEQLTEIQSEDDRHWVHFRLPDGTVAELVGS, from the coding sequence ATGGCCGTCGAGAAAGTTGGTTTTGTTGGTTTTCGTTCGACTGATCTAGAAGCCTTACGTGAGATTTTTGAAGAGGGTCTCGAAATGGTTCCGACTGATACATCACCTGATCAGGTCGGGTATCTTCTATCAGACGGTACGCGGTTGGAAGCTTACGGCTATGCAAACGCCTTCCACAGTTTCTTCACGACGGGGCCAGTCGTCGGTTTCTCAGTTCCGGATTTCCAAAGAAGCTGGGAGCGACTGACGCGGATCGGAGTTGAGCAACTCACCGAAATCCAATCCGAAGATGACCGTCATTGGGTGCACTTCCGATTGCCCGATGGAACAGTGGCTGAACTCGTTGGCTCCTAG
- a CDS encoding acyl carrier protein — MSDIADRVKKIVVEHLGVEEDKVVENASFIDDLGADSLDTVELVMAFEEEFGIEIPDDAAETIQTFGDATKFITEAS; from the coding sequence ATGAGCGATATCGCAGACCGCGTTAAAAAGATCGTTGTCGAGCACCTTGGTGTAGAAGAAGACAAAGTTGTTGAAAACGCATCGTTCATCGACGATCTGGGCGCAGACAGCCTCGACACCGTTGAGCTGGTTATGGCGTTCGAAGAAGAGTTCGGGATCGAGATCCCAGACGACGCTGCAGAAACCATCCAGACTTTCGGCGACGCGACGAAATTCATCACCGAAGCTTCCTAA
- the fabG gene encoding 3-oxoacyl-ACP reductase FabG — MFNLEGKSALVTGASGGIGGEIAKVLHAQGATVALSGTRVEPLEALAAELGDRAHVLPCNLSDFEAVDALPKQAVEAMGAVDILVNNAGITRDNLFMRMSDDEWQSVIDVNLTSTFKLCKGVLRGMMKARWGRIVNISSVVGATGNPGQGNYAASKAGMVGMSKSLAYEVASRGITVNCIAPGFITTPMTEKLTDDQKAGILGQIPAGRMGDAGEIASAALYLASAEAGYTTGTTLHVNGGMAMI, encoded by the coding sequence ATGTTTAACCTAGAAGGAAAATCGGCGCTGGTAACGGGTGCGTCCGGTGGTATCGGCGGCGAGATCGCCAAAGTGTTACACGCACAAGGCGCAACGGTCGCGCTGTCTGGCACACGGGTAGAACCGCTGGAGGCATTGGCAGCTGAGCTGGGCGACCGTGCGCATGTACTACCTTGCAACCTGAGCGACTTTGAAGCCGTCGACGCGCTTCCCAAGCAGGCAGTCGAGGCGATGGGCGCGGTGGATATTCTGGTCAACAACGCGGGGATCACGCGGGACAACCTGTTCATGCGCATGTCGGATGACGAGTGGCAATCGGTGATCGATGTCAACCTGACCTCGACCTTCAAGCTGTGCAAAGGCGTTTTGCGCGGCATGATGAAGGCGCGTTGGGGGCGGATCGTGAATATCTCCAGCGTTGTCGGGGCCACGGGCAATCCGGGGCAGGGGAACTACGCGGCATCCAAGGCTGGAATGGTGGGGATGTCCAAGTCGCTGGCCTATGAGGTCGCGTCGCGCGGGATCACAGTCAATTGCATCGCGCCGGGCTTTATCACCACCCCAATGACAGAAAAGCTGACGGATGACCAAAAAGCTGGCATCCTTGGGCAAATTCCGGCTGGCCGGATGGGCGACGCAGGTGAAATTGCTTCGGCCGCACTCTATCTTGCCAGCGCCGAGGCGGGCTATACTACAGGGACGACGCTGCATGTGAACGGCGGAATGGCAATGATCTAA
- the fabD gene encoding ACP S-malonyltransferase, which yields MRAFVFPGQGAQTIGMGRDLAESYPEAKAVFDEVDEALGEKLSKLIWEGEQDTLTLTQNAQPALMATSLAVMAALKSEGVSIDAAAYVAGHSLGEYSALAAAGSITVADTARLLRTRGLAMQEAVPVGVGAMAALLGLDFATVQEVAAEAAGDDVCQAANDNDPGQVVVSGHKAAVERAVEIAKARGAKRAVLLPVSAPFHCALMEPAARVMAGALDDVDIEVPAVPVVVNVLASAVNDPLTIRNLLVEQITSSVRWRESIGYMGDHGVTEIWEIGAGKALSGMIRRINRDIGTLAVGTADDVKAAVESLSA from the coding sequence ATGCGCGCATTTGTATTTCCGGGCCAAGGGGCCCAGACCATCGGGATGGGGCGCGATTTGGCCGAGTCCTACCCAGAGGCAAAAGCCGTCTTCGACGAGGTCGACGAGGCGTTGGGCGAAAAGCTGTCCAAGCTGATCTGGGAGGGCGAGCAAGATACGCTGACTCTTACCCAAAACGCACAACCCGCGCTGATGGCAACGTCCTTGGCTGTCATGGCCGCGCTGAAATCCGAAGGGGTGAGCATTGACGCTGCTGCCTACGTCGCAGGCCATTCGCTGGGCGAGTATTCTGCCTTGGCCGCTGCTGGCTCTATTACCGTTGCGGACACTGCTCGGTTGCTGCGGACCCGCGGCTTGGCAATGCAAGAGGCTGTGCCGGTCGGTGTCGGTGCAATGGCGGCGCTGCTGGGTTTGGACTTCGCGACAGTGCAAGAGGTGGCCGCGGAGGCCGCAGGGGACGACGTTTGCCAAGCCGCGAATGACAATGATCCGGGCCAAGTTGTTGTGTCCGGTCATAAAGCTGCGGTGGAGCGCGCGGTGGAGATCGCCAAGGCGCGCGGTGCGAAGCGTGCGGTGCTTTTGCCTGTTAGCGCTCCATTCCATTGCGCTCTTATGGAGCCTGCCGCCCGCGTAATGGCAGGGGCGTTGGACGATGTGGATATCGAAGTCCCAGCTGTTCCGGTGGTGGTGAACGTGCTTGCCTCCGCCGTGAATGACCCGCTGACCATTCGCAACCTGCTGGTCGAGCAAATCACCAGTTCCGTGCGCTGGCGCGAAAGCATTGGGTACATGGGCGATCATGGTGTGACCGAGATTTGGGAGATCGGTGCAGGCAAAGCGTTGTCGGGTATGATCCGACGCATCAATCGCGACATCGGCACCCTTGCGGTTGGAACGGCTGACGATGTGAAGGCGGCCGTGGAGTCGCTGAGTGCATAA
- a CDS encoding cytochrome b/b6 domain-containing protein, which produces MRGNSTTTYGTVTKGFHWLIALLVITMIPLGIYANDLPYDTGDALAFKAQVFSLHKTLGVFIFFVALARIAWAVSQPKPALLNANKRLEATLAEMVHWALYAALVLVPLSGWIHHAATTGFAPIWWPFGQGLPFVPKDEGVAHLFGSLHIIFERVLAISIFLHVAGALKHHFINKDATLKRMLPGTTEPELIPAQHRSALPILSAVGAYLLAMVVGASMGLFADTTVMENEPALEVVESGWTVQDGTLAITVRQLGSDVQGSFADWTAAIDFTEVPNAEGVYGTVEVQIAISSLTLGSVTAQAMGPDFLNAAEHGTASFKADILADAQNYKAEGTLTLKGIEAPVLLPFSLSIDGDTATMQGQTRLNRTSFRVGESYPDESSLGFDVAVEVNLTATRN; this is translated from the coding sequence ATGCGTGGCAATAGCACGACAACTTACGGCACCGTAACCAAAGGATTTCACTGGCTGATTGCGCTTTTGGTGATCACTATGATCCCGCTTGGCATCTACGCCAATGACCTACCCTACGACACGGGCGACGCGCTGGCCTTCAAGGCGCAGGTCTTCTCGCTGCACAAAACGCTTGGAGTGTTCATCTTCTTCGTCGCGCTGGCCCGCATTGCTTGGGCCGTGTCGCAACCAAAGCCCGCGCTGTTGAATGCCAACAAGCGGCTTGAGGCCACTTTAGCAGAAATGGTGCATTGGGCGCTCTATGCCGCATTGGTGCTGGTCCCGCTGAGCGGTTGGATTCATCACGCAGCCACTACAGGGTTCGCTCCGATCTGGTGGCCCTTTGGCCAAGGTTTGCCCTTCGTGCCGAAAGACGAAGGTGTCGCCCACCTGTTTGGCTCGTTGCACATCATATTCGAGCGTGTGCTGGCGATCTCGATCTTCCTCCACGTGGCTGGCGCGTTGAAGCATCACTTCATAAACAAGGATGCCACCTTGAAGCGCATGTTGCCCGGCACAACCGAGCCCGAGTTAATCCCGGCGCAGCATCGTTCGGCCCTACCCATTCTGAGTGCAGTTGGCGCCTACCTTCTGGCCATGGTCGTCGGCGCAAGCATGGGGCTGTTCGCTGACACGACTGTGATGGAAAATGAACCCGCGCTAGAGGTCGTCGAAAGTGGCTGGACGGTTCAGGATGGCACGCTTGCCATTACCGTGCGACAATTGGGGAGCGACGTGCAGGGCAGCTTCGCCGACTGGACTGCCGCCATCGACTTCACCGAGGTACCGAACGCGGAGGGCGTCTACGGGACTGTGGAGGTTCAGATCGCAATCAGCTCCCTCACCCTCGGCTCGGTCACAGCACAAGCTATGGGGCCGGATTTTCTGAATGCGGCGGAGCATGGAACAGCGTCGTTCAAAGCCGACATTCTAGCCGACGCGCAAAACTACAAGGCGGAAGGCACATTGACCCTGAAAGGCATCGAAGCGCCGGTGCTTTTGCCCTTCTCGCTTAGTATCGACGGCGACACTGCAACGATGCAGGGGCAAACACGGCTAAACCGTACGAGCTTCCGCGTGGGTGAGAGCTATCCCGACGAAAGTTCTTTGGGCTTCGACGTCGCGGTGGAGGTCAATCTAACTGCCACGCGAAATTGA
- a CDS encoding YceI family protein: MKTLTLATAFALATTAGFAADTYTLDASHSQVVFNYSHLGFSTTYGMFSGFEGEISFDEADPAASSVSVSMPVKSMITGWDARTGHFMSPDFFGAEDGDMVTFTSTAIEVTGDATALITGDLTMNDVTKSVVLDTKLNKADVHPMAGKPWLGFDATTTLLRSDFGLGAFAPAISDEVQLMISVEAQKAE; the protein is encoded by the coding sequence ATGAAAACTCTTACCCTCGCGACAGCCTTCGCACTTGCCACGACTGCCGGCTTTGCCGCCGACACTTACACGCTTGATGCAAGCCACAGCCAAGTTGTGTTCAACTACAGCCACCTCGGCTTTTCCACGACATATGGCATGTTCTCCGGCTTTGAGGGCGAGATTTCATTCGACGAGGCCGATCCGGCAGCGTCTTCCGTTTCCGTCTCGATGCCGGTGAAAAGCATGATCACTGGGTGGGACGCGCGGACAGGGCATTTCATGTCGCCCGATTTCTTTGGCGCCGAAGATGGTGACATGGTTACTTTTACGTCCACGGCAATCGAGGTCACGGGCGACGCGACCGCTTTGATCACCGGTGATCTGACGATGAATGATGTAACCAAATCGGTTGTGCTGGATACTAAGTTGAACAAGGCAGACGTGCATCCGATGGCAGGCAAGCCTTGGCTGGGGTTCGACGCGACGACCACGCTGCTCCGTTCCGACTTTGGCTTGGGTGCGTTCGCGCCAGCCATAAGCGACGAAGTTCAGCTGATGATCTCGGTTGAGGCACAAAAAGCCGAATAA
- the rpsF gene encoding 30S ribosomal protein S6 yields the protein MPMYEHVFISRQDLSNTQAEGLIEHFSTVLSDNGGKVVEHEYWGLKTMAYKINKNRKGHYAFVRSDAPAAAVQEMERLMRLHDDVMRVLTIKVDEHEEGPSVQMQKRDERERRPRT from the coding sequence ATGCCAATGTATGAGCACGTGTTTATCTCGCGCCAAGACCTGAGCAACACTCAAGCTGAAGGTCTGATCGAGCACTTCTCCACCGTCCTGTCGGACAATGGTGGCAAAGTTGTCGAGCACGAGTACTGGGGCCTGAAAACCATGGCCTACAAGATCAACAAAAACCGCAAGGGCCACTACGCCTTCGTCCGTTCGGATGCGCCAGCCGCCGCCGTTCAGGAGATGGAACGCCTGATGCGCCTGCATGACGACGTCATGCGTGTTCTGACCATCAAGGTCGACGAGCACGAAGAAGGCCCATCCGTCCAGATGCAGAAGCGCGACGAGCGTGAACGCCGCCCTCGCACGTAA
- the rpsR gene encoding 30S ribosomal protein S18: MAAKPFFRRRKSDPFEGDNAPKIDYKDTRTLQRYISERGKIVPSRITAVGAKNQRALARAIKRARFLALLPYAVK; encoded by the coding sequence ATGGCTGCTAAACCATTTTTCCGCCGTCGTAAGTCCGATCCATTCGAGGGTGATAACGCCCCGAAGATCGACTACAAAGACACCCGCACCCTGCAACGCTACATCTCTGAGCGCGGCAAAATCGTACCCTCGCGTATCACCGCTGTGGGCGCCAAGAACCAGCGTGCGCTGGCCCGTGCCATCAAACGCGCACGTTTCTTGGCCCTGCTGCCCTACGCAGTGAAGTAA
- the rplI gene encoding 50S ribosomal protein L9, protein MQVILLERVAKLGQMGEIVDVKPGYARNYLLPQGKAMNSTAANMAVFEAQKAQLEANNLETKKEAEAMADKLGGQQFIVIRQASDAGALYGSVTTRDAADSATAEGFTVDRGQIVLERPIKYLGVHDVTVRLHPEVETTFALNVARSVEEAELQASGKSIQELAAEAEAEAEFEIAELFDDIGAAASEDENLAEAVEAPAAEEAEDEA, encoded by the coding sequence ATGCAAGTCATCCTTCTGGAACGCGTCGCGAAACTCGGCCAAATGGGCGAAATCGTAGACGTAAAGCCGGGCTACGCTCGTAACTATCTCCTGCCACAAGGCAAGGCGATGAACTCGACCGCAGCCAACATGGCCGTCTTCGAAGCGCAAAAAGCGCAACTCGAAGCCAACAACCTGGAAACCAAGAAAGAAGCCGAAGCAATGGCTGACAAACTTGGCGGCCAACAGTTCATCGTGATTCGTCAGGCCTCTGACGCAGGCGCGCTGTACGGCTCTGTCACCACGCGTGACGCTGCTGACTCCGCAACTGCTGAAGGCTTCACTGTTGATCGTGGTCAAATCGTGCTGGAACGCCCGATCAAATATCTCGGCGTGCATGACGTGACCGTGCGTCTGCACCCTGAAGTGGAAACCACCTTCGCGCTGAACGTGGCCCGCTCGGTAGAGGAAGCAGAACTGCAAGCCTCCGGCAAATCCATTCAAGAACTGGCAGCAGAGGCCGAGGCCGAAGCAGAATTCGAAATCGCCGAACTGTTCGACGATATCGGTGCCGCCGCTTCTGAAGACGAAAATCTGGCCGAGGCTGTTGAAGCCCCTGCCGCTGAGGAAGCTGAAGACGAGGCGTAA
- the tig gene encoding trigger factor, with translation MKVTETLNEGLKRGYNIVVTAAELEEKVNEKLLEAQPEVEMKGFRKGKVPMALLKKQFGDRVMGEAMQESIDGAMSKHFEETGDRPALQPEIKMTNEDWKPGDDVDVSVAYETLPEIPDVDLKKIKLEKLVVKAEDKDIDEALSNLAENAQNFEDRKKGAKSKDGDQVTIDFLGKVDGEAFEGGAAEDYPLVLGSNSFIPGFEGQLVGAKVGDDVEVKVDFPAEYQAEHLAGKAAVFECKIKAVKEPKAAEINDELAKQFGAEDLASLKGQVAERLEAEFGGASRAVLKRKLLDELDTLVKFELPPSLVDAEAGQIAHQLWHEENPDVQGHDHPEIETTDEHKSLAERRVRLGLLLAEMGRKNEIEVTDAEMTQAIMNQARQYPGQERQFFEFIQQNQQMQQQMRAPIFEDKVVDYIFELAEVKEKTVKKADLEKAVEALEDEAS, from the coding sequence ATGAAGGTCACCGAGACCCTGAACGAAGGCCTCAAGCGCGGCTACAACATCGTAGTCACCGCCGCTGAGCTAGAAGAGAAGGTGAATGAAAAACTTCTCGAGGCGCAGCCTGAAGTTGAAATGAAGGGGTTCCGCAAAGGCAAAGTGCCTATGGCACTGCTGAAAAAGCAGTTCGGCGACCGCGTCATGGGCGAAGCAATGCAAGAAAGCATTGATGGCGCCATGTCCAAACATTTTGAAGAAACCGGCGACCGCCCTGCGCTTCAGCCTGAAATCAAGATGACCAACGAAGACTGGAAGCCAGGCGACGACGTTGACGTGTCTGTTGCCTACGAAACCCTGCCAGAAATTCCTGACGTTGATCTGAAGAAGATCAAGCTGGAAAAGCTGGTTGTGAAGGCTGAAGACAAGGACATCGACGAAGCGCTCTCAAATCTGGCGGAAAACGCACAGAACTTTGAAGATCGCAAAAAAGGCGCGAAGTCGAAAGATGGCGATCAAGTGACGATCGACTTCCTCGGCAAGGTTGATGGCGAAGCGTTTGAAGGCGGCGCTGCGGAAGACTATCCGCTGGTGCTAGGCTCCAACTCTTTCATTCCGGGCTTTGAAGGTCAGTTGGTTGGCGCCAAGGTTGGTGACGACGTCGAAGTCAAAGTGGATTTCCCTGCAGAGTATCAAGCAGAGCATCTGGCCGGCAAAGCCGCCGTGTTCGAGTGCAAGATCAAAGCCGTGAAAGAACCCAAAGCCGCTGAAATCAACGACGAGTTGGCAAAACAGTTCGGCGCTGAAGATCTGGCATCTTTGAAAGGCCAAGTGGCCGAGCGCCTTGAAGCCGAGTTCGGCGGGGCTTCCCGCGCGGTTCTGAAGCGCAAGCTTTTGGATGAGCTGGACACTTTGGTGAAATTCGAGCTGCCTCCATCGCTGGTCGATGCGGAAGCGGGCCAGATTGCTCACCAGCTGTGGCACGAGGAAAACCCTGACGTGCAAGGCCACGATCACCCAGAGATCGAAACCACTGACGAGCATAAAAGCTTGGCCGAGCGCCGTGTGCGCCTTGGTCTGCTGCTCGCCGAGATGGGCCGCAAGAACGAGATCGAAGTCACCGACGCCGAGATGACACAAGCGATCATGAACCAAGCCCGCCAATATCCGGGCCAGGAACGCCAGTTCTTCGAGTTCATCCAGCAAAACCAACAGATGCAGCAACAGATGCGCGCGCCGATTTTTGAAGACAAAGTCGTCGACTACATCTTCGAGCTGGCTGAGGTTAAGGAAAAGACAGTCAAGAAAGCCGACCTTGAGAAGGCGGTTGAGGCACTGGAAGACGAAGCTTCCTAA
- a CDS encoding Hint domain-containing protein, which produces MSANMHKTFGGGIETNTKLTGLLGGAQVLTMRGYMPIAGLEVGDRIITRNGMRTLQELRVERHMMRPIRVGQGTLGFSRPNADMLMAPDQEVMVRDWRAEMLFGRDMVIVNISTMVDGKYIAEEEELALHDVYQLRFDGEEIFYADGVEVISDFTAETAEGSHKVREAA; this is translated from the coding sequence ATGTCTGCCAACATGCACAAGACTTTCGGTGGGGGAATTGAAACCAACACCAAGCTGACCGGCCTTCTGGGCGGCGCCCAGGTACTGACGATGCGCGGCTACATGCCGATTGCCGGCCTTGAAGTCGGCGACCGCATTATCACCCGCAACGGAATGCGCACACTGCAAGAGTTGCGCGTAGAGCGTCACATGATGCGCCCTATCCGCGTCGGCCAGGGCACGCTGGGCTTCTCGCGTCCTAACGCTGACATGCTCATGGCCCCTGACCAAGAGGTCATGGTTCGCGACTGGCGCGCCGAGATGCTCTTTGGCCGCGACATGGTCATCGTCAACATCAGCACGATGGTAGATGGCAAATACATTGCCGAAGAGGAAGAGCTGGCTTTGCACGACGTGTACCAGCTGCGCTTCGACGGCGAAGAAATCTTCTACGCAGACGGCGTTGAGGTGATCTCCGACTTCACGGCAGAGACAGCCGAAGGCAGCCACAAGGTCCGCGAAGCCGCCTAA